A genomic window from Silene latifolia isolate original U9 population chromosome Y, ASM4854445v1, whole genome shotgun sequence includes:
- the LOC141628952 gene encoding tobamovirus multiplication protein 1-like: MMAELMAGWWDEINESTRWQDDISFTLSAAYALVSLIALVQLLRIQRRVPENGWTTQKVLHLMNVIVNGVRAASFGFHMLVFVLKPRVGHSKTC; this comes from the exons ATGATGGCCGAGTTAATGGCAGGGTGGTGGGATGAAATCAATGAGTCAACTCGGTGGCAAGATGATATCTCTTTTACCCTTTCTGCTGCTTATGCTCTTGTTTCTCTTATTGCCCTT GTTCAACTTTTAAGGATTCAACGGAGAGTGCCTGAAAACGGTTGGACAACACAGAAGGTTTTACATCTTATGAATGTTATTGTTAATGGAG TGCGTGCAGCGAGTTTTGGCTTTCACATGCTTGTATTCGTTTTAAAGCCCAGG GTGGGACATTCTAAAAC GTGCTAA